The proteins below come from a single Candidatus Woesearchaeota archaeon genomic window:
- the nrdR gene encoding transcriptional repressor NrdR: protein MLCPYCLKGETKVVDSRDSAEGVRRRRECLKCKRRFTSYERPEIIDLIVVKKDGRREAFDRTKLMNGIIRACEKTRVRVIQIERIADEIELELRNNDNVEVGSSDIGELVMSKLKQLDKIAYIRFASVYREFTDVDAFKKELRKLA, encoded by the coding sequence ATGCTGTGCCCTTACTGCCTGAAAGGAGAGACAAAGGTTGTTGACAGCAGGGACAGCGCCGAAGGGGTAAGAAGGAGAAGGGAATGCCTGAAGTGCAAAAGGAGATTTACAAGCTATGAGCGGCCTGAGATAATCGACCTTATTGTTGTCAAGAAAGACGGCAGGAGAGAGGCATTTGACAGGACAAAGCTGATGAACGGCATAATAAGGGCGTGCGAGAAGACCCGTGTCAGGGTAATCCAGATCGAAAGGATAGCCGATGAGATTGAGCTTGAACTAAGAAACAATGATAATGTGGAAGTGGGCAGCAGCGATATTGGTGAGCTTGTCATGTCCAAGCTCAAGCAGCTGGATAAGATAGCGTACATAAGGTTCGCATCTGTTTACAGGGAGTTTACCGATGTCGACGCTTTCAAGAAAGAGCTGAGAAAGCTTGCTTAA